The Ornithorhynchus anatinus isolate Pmale09 chromosome 1, mOrnAna1.pri.v4, whole genome shotgun sequence genome includes a window with the following:
- the ZNF142 gene encoding zinc finger protein 142 encodes MTDACPDPPPGKMEGPGPGPQPPRPPTLPAPGSPPAPSEPDRPLGAPPGGDPASGELREDAGTPGVPVKTAEPYSRGDCGGSFPGPGPPDPPPAAETLRCPLCGRAFAQPRALKEHFGTHGGPGRGGEAQACPVAGCGLRPPDRRALRGHLRAAHGARAVACAFRGCAQLFAGRPAMEEHRRGHYPFHCPRCSFVGANVGLFLRHRDAHGPGEPARAPAQPPEPQQCPGEERRVQEARPRQDEEEGEVATAARGEDEDLRPPQPEESQAQPGGGQEGPVKHRETPGSPCQGPPSGVPSAPPKTHVCPECQRCFKKRAHLTEHLHLHFPDPSLQCPHCARFFTSRSKLRTHLRRERGQKAHRCPFCRYSAVERAALRRHMGSLHGGEGADVPGADPYACPVCRQEFRLSRALKEHLKAHAARPAPLPCSREGCGHAAPDRRALGRHLREAHGAARPVACRHHACPLLFATAEAMEAHHRSHLAFHCPHCDFACSNKQAFRRHARQGHPGAEELRCSYCPFASFNPVAFRDHVGKMHAHEKIHRCPDCAFATAHKRALARHALLHTGEKPHKCKQCDFTCRDVSYLSKHMLTHSTAKDYMCSDCGYVTKWKQYLSVHMRKHTGDLRYQCDECPYRCHRADQLSSHKLRHRAKSLTCEACAFACKRRAELRKHVAARHRAGPPAPPAPLYPCRYCPYRSPHKQALRSHENSRHTRLRQFRCALCPYATFSNTALFCHKRKAHGYVPGDRAWLAHYARRESEREREGDGPGPAPPGVGGEAPAPLGMGGETPASPEVGVEAPAPLEVDVEAPAPLEVDVEAPATQRVSVEIPTSQRVSVEIPTSQGVSVEIPSSRGVGVEIPTSRGVGVETPTSRGVGVEIPTSRGVGVEIPTSRGVGVETPTPQGVSVETSTSRGVGMETPTSQGVSVEIPTSRGVSMEIPTSRGLGVETPTSQGVSVETSTSRGVGVETPTSRGVSVEIPTSQGVSVEIPTSRGVNVETPTSRGVGVETPTSHGVGSETPAPQGVKGDVPAPQEVVDEPPAPQGMSGEGDEQEEEGGCTLHLEVVDVELGPGPEPPPAPCTDPPAASGVPGPGEPGGLGGDPPGEAPRPGRREPDPPGPGPPADPQLSALRALRQQDKERAEALVLEGRVRVVVVPPAAPGRPFRCPFRARREKTRAGCPAEIRPAGRARTLLCPDCGAAFKQPRGLDTHRLDKCPVLLEKARAPTRATPSRPPADEAAAPGPSPDRAAAPGPRSSGTPTPGPPVEADPSDPPPDEATPPGRPSGGTAAPEPPSAPPDPAVPREPPPEFRFERGKFRCGSCPFLCSRLSSISSHVARGCRGRGAPAAAAAPGAAGLGCPACPFRCRRERALRAHRARGCPGRPPGSPGPAPARGPRPPLRCRLCDFTCKQRRRLERHERAEHEGVKPHRCPSCDFATTRRYRLEAHRSRHTGRGRVPCPACPRTFGTNSKLRLHRLRVHDKTPTHFCPLCDYSGYLRHEITRHVNSCHRGAAAFACPTCEARFSSDAALRRHALRRHAEPAAPSGPPAGAPDEEEDGDGEEKGEGAAVPPRGPRRPPRLRCASCGEAFPGRAALDEHRRRRHFAHRCRLCPFAGRERAGLARHYLERHEAGPDGEGAGAEPPLRCPFCEFSCRHQLVLDHHVKGHGGTRLYRCADCPYSTKNRQKITWHSRVHTGERPYRCHLCPYACADPSRLKYHMRTHQEERKFLCPDCGYKCKWMNQLKYHMTKHTGLKPHQCPECPYRTNRADALRVHRETRHRETRAFVCDQCGKAFKTRFLLQTHLRKHSDQRAYVCRLCRRAFRWPAGLRHHALTHSARHPFFCRFCPYKAKQKFQVVRHLRRHHPDSAGPDPAQGVGRDPSVPPVRLHEVRLEPPASRPEA; translated from the exons ATGACGGATGCCTGTCCGGACCCCCCACCGGGCAAGATGGAGGGGCCGGGTCCCGGCCCCCAACCGCCGCGACCTCCGACCCTTCCTGCCCCCGggagcccccctgccccctctgagCCGGACCGTCCTCTGGGGGCCCCCCCCGGGGGAGACCCGGCCAGCGGGGAGCTCCGCGAGGATGCCGGGACCCCAG GCGTCCCGGTGAAGACGGCGGAGCCCTACTCCCGCGGAGACTGCGGTGGGAgcttccccgggcccggccccccggaccccccgcccgccgccgagaCCCTGCGCTGCCCGCTCTGCGGCCGGGCCTTCGCCCAGCCGCGGGCGCTCAAGGAGCACTTCGGGACGCACGGCGGGCCCGGGCGCGGCGGCGAGGCCCAGGCCTGCCCCGTGGCGGGCTGCGGCCTCCGGCCGCCGGATCGGCGGGCGCTGCGGGGGCACCTGCGGGCGGCTCACGGGGCCCGGGCCGTGGCCTGCGCCTTCCGGGGCTGCGCCCAGCTGTTCGCCGGCCGGCCGGCCATGGAGGAGCACCGGCGCGGCCACTATCCCTTCCACTGCCCGCGCTGCAGCTTCGTCGGCGCCAACGTCGGCCTCTTCCTCCGCCACCGGGACGCCCACGGGCCCGGGgagcccgcccgggccccggcccagccgcctg AGCCCCAGCAGTGCCCGGGGGAGGAGAGACGCGTGCAGGAAGCCCGGCCCCggcaggacgaggaggagggggaggtggcgaCGGCCGCGAGGGGTGAGGACGAGGACCTCCGCCCCCCTCAGCCGGAGGAAAGCCAGGCCCAACCCGGCGGGGGCCAGGAGGGGCCTGTGAAGCACCGGGAAACCCCGGGGTCTCCGTGCCAAG gTCCGCCGTCGGGGGTCCCGTCGGCCCCGCCGAAGACGCACGTGTGCCCCGAGTGCCAGCGCTGCTTCAAGAAGCGGGCGCACCTGACGGAACACCTGCACCTGCACTTCCCCGACCCGAGCCTGCAGTGCCCGCACTGCGCCCGCTTCTTCACCAGCCGCAGCAAGCTGCGCACCCACCTGCGGCGGGAGCGGGGCCAGAAGGCCCACCGGTGCCCGTTCTGCCGCTACAGCGCCGTGGAGCGCGCCGCCCTCCGCCGCCACATGGGCAGCCTGCACGGGGGCGAGGGCGCCGACGTCCCCGGCGCGGACCCCTACGCCTGCCCCGTCTGCCGCCAGGAGTTCCGCCTCAGCCGGGCCCTCAAGGAGCACCTGAAGGCCCACgccgcccggccggccccgctGCCCTGCTCCCGGGAGGGCTGCGGCCACGCGGCGCCCGACCGCCGGGCCCTGGGCCGGCACCTGCGGGAGGCCCACGGCGCCGCCCGCCCCGTGGCCTGCCGCCACCACGCCTGCCCGCTGCTCTTCGCCACGGCCGAGGCCATGGAGGCCCACCACAGGAGCCACCTGGCCTTCCACTGCCCGCACTGCGACTTCGCCTGCTCCAACAAGCAGGCCTTCCGCCGCCACGCCCGCCAGGGCCACCCCGGGGCCGAGGAGCTGCGCTGCTCCTACTGCCCCTTCGCCAGCTTCAACCCCGTGGCCTTCCGGGACCACGTGGGCAAGATGCACGCCCACGAGAAGATCCACCGCTGCCCCGACTGCGCCTTCGCCACCGCCCACAAGCGGGCCCTGGCCCGCCACGCCCTGCTGCACACCG gAGAGAAACCCCACAAGTGTAAGCAGTGCGACTTCACCTGCCGGGACGTGAGCTACCTATCCAAGCACATGCTGACCCACTCCACCGCCAAGGACTACATGTGCAGCGACTGCGGTTACGTCACCAAGTGGAAGCAATACCTCAGCGTACACATGCGCAAGCACACGGGGGATCTCAG gTACCAGTGCGACGAATGCCCCTATCGCTGCCACCGGGCCGACCAGCTGAGCAGCCACAAGCTGCGCCACCGGGCCAAGTCGCTGACCTGCGAGGCGTGCGCCTTCGCCTGCAAGCGGCGGGCCGAGCTCCGCAAGCACGTGGCCGCCCGGCAccgggccggcccgcccgccccgcccgccccgctctaCCCCTGCCGCTACTGCCCGTACCGGAGCCCCCACAAGCAGGCCCTGCGCAGCCACGAGAACAGCCGCCACACCCGCCTCCGCCAGTTCCGCTGCGCCCTCTGCCCCTACGCCACCTTCAGCAACACGGCCCTCTTCTGCCACAAGCGCAAGGCCCACGGCTACGTGCCCGGCGACCGGGCCTGGCTGGCCCACTACGCCCGCCGGGAGAgcgagagggagcgggagggggacggccccggcccggcccccccgggggtgggcggggaggcccCGGCCCCTCTGGGGATGGGTGGCGAAACCCCGGCCTCCCCGGAGGTGGGCGTGGAGGCCCCGGCCCCTCTGGAGGTGGACGTGGAGGCCCCGGCCCCTCTGGAGGTGGACGTGGAGGCCCCGGCCACCCAGAGGGTGAGCGTGGAGATCCCGACCTCCCAGAGGGTGAGCGTGGAGATCCCGACCTCCCAGGGGGTGAGCGTGGAGATCCCAAGCTCCCGGGGAGTGGGCGTGGAGATCCCAACCTCCCGGGGGGTGGGCGTGGAGACCCCAACCTCTCGGGGGGTGGGCGTGGAGATCCCAACCTCCCGGGGGGTGGGCGTGGAGATCCCAACCTCCCGGGGGGTGGGCGTGGAGACCCCAACCCCCCAAGGGGTGAGCGTGGAGACCTCAACCTCCCGCGGGGTGGGCATGGAGACCCCAACCTCCCAGGGGGTGAGCGTGGAGATCCCAACCTCCCGGGGGGTGAGCATGGAGATCCCAACCTCCCGGGGGTTGGGCGTGGAGACCCCAACCTCCCAAGGGGTGAGCGTGGAGACCTCAACCTCCCGCGGGGTGGGCGTGGAGACCCCAACCTCCCGGGGGGTGAGCGTGGAGATCCCAACCTCCCAAGGGGTGAGCGTGGAGATCCCAACCTCCCGGGGAGTGAACGTGGAGACCCCAACCTCCCGAGGGGTGGGCGTGGAGACCCCAACCTCCCACGGGGTGGGGTCGGAGACCCCGGCCCCCCAGGGGGTGAAAGGTGACGTCCCGGCCCCCCAGGAGGTGGTCGacgagcccccggccccccagggcATGAGTGGCGAGGGagatgagcaggaggaagaagggggctgCACCCTCCACCTGGAGGTCGTGGACGTGgagctggggcccgggcccgagccgccccccgccccctgcacgGACCCACCCGCGGCCTCCGGGGtgccgggccccggggagcccggagggctggggggggaccCGCCCGGCGAGGCCccccggccggggaggagggagccggaccccccggggcccggcccgcccgccgacCCCCAGTTGTCGGCCCTGCGGGCGCTGAGGCAGCAGGACAAGGAGCGGGCCGAGGCGCTGGTGCTGGAGGGCCGCGTGCGGGTCGTGGTggtcccgcccgccgcccccggccgccccttcCGCTGCCCCTTCCGCGCCCGCCGGGAGAAGACGCGGGCCGGCTGCCCGGCGGAGATCCGCCCGGCCGGCCGCGCCCGGACCCTGCTGTGCCCCGACTGCGGGGCCGCCTTCAAGCAGCCGCGGGGCCTCGACACCCACCGCCTCGACAAGTGCCCGGTCCTGCTCGAGAAGGCCAGGGCGCCGACTCGGGCCACCCCTTCACGGCCTCCGGCGGACGAGGCCGCGGCCCCGGGGCCTTCACCGGACCGGGCCGCGGCCCCGGGGCCTCGGTCAAGCGGGACCCCGACCCCGGGGCCTCCGGTTGAGGCCGATCCCTCAGACCCTCCACCCGATGAAGCCACGCCACCCGGGCGCCCCTCTGGCGGGACCGCTGCCCCCGAGCCCCCGTCggcgccccccgaccccgccgtcccccgggAGCCCCCGCCGGAGTTCCGCTTCGAGCGGGGTAAGTTCCGCTGcggctcctgccccttcctctgctcgCGCCTGTCGTCCATCTCCTCCCACGTGGCCCGGGGCtgccggggccgcggggcccccgccgccgccgccgccccgggggcCGCGGGCCTGGGCTGCCCCGCCTGCCCCTTCCGCTGCCGCCGGGAGCGGGCCCTGCGGGCGCACCGGGCCCGGGGctgccccggccggccccccggctcccccgggccggccccggcccgcggcccccgccccccgctccgctGCCGCCTGTGCGACTTCACGTGCAAACAGCGGCGGCGGCTGGAGCGGCACGAGCGGGCCGAGCACGAGGGCGTGAAGCCGCACCGCTGCCCGTCCTGCGACTTCGCCACGACGCGCCGCTACCGGCTGGAGGCCCACCGCTCCCGCCACACCGGCCGGGGCCGCGTCCCCTGCCCGGCCTGCCCCCGGACCTTCGGCACCAACTCCAAGCTCCGCCTGCACCGCCTGCGCGTCCACGACAAGACCCCCACCCACTTCTGCCCGCTCTGCGACTACAGCGGCTACCTGCGCCACGAAATCACCCGCCACGTCAACAGCTGCCACCGCGGGGCCGCGGCCTTCGCCTGCCCGACCTGCGAGGCCCGCTTCAGCTCCGACGCCGCCCTCAGGCGCCACGCCCTGCGCCGCCACGCGgagcccgccgccccctccggcccgcccgccggggccccggacgaggaggaggacggggacggcgaggagaagggggagggcgcCGCCGTCCCGCCCCgcgggccccggcggcccccgcggcTGCGATGCGCCAGCTGcggggaggccttccccggccgGGCGGCCCTGGACGAGCACCGGCGGCGGAGGCACTTCGCCCACCGCTGCCGGCTGTGCCCCTTCGCCGGCCGGGAGCGGGCCGGCCTGGCGCGCCACTACCTGGAGCGGCACGAGGCCGGGCCCGAcggcgagggggccggggccgagccccCGCTGCGCTGCCCCTTCTGCGAGTTCTCCTGCCGCCACCAGCTGGTGCTGGACCACCACGTCAAGGGGCACGGGGGCACGCGGCTCTACCGGTGCGCCGACTGCCCCTACAGCACCAAGAACCGGCAGAAGATCACCTGGCACAGCCGCGTGCACACCGGCGAGAGGCCCTATCGCTGCCACCTCTGCCCCTACGCCTGTGCCGACCCCTCCAGGCTCAAG tATCACATGCGCACGCATCAGGAAGAGCGCAAGTTCCTCTGCCCCGACTGCGGATATAAGTGCAAGTGGATGAACCAGCTCAAGTACCACATGACCAAACACACag